The proteins below are encoded in one region of Parus major isolate Abel chromosome 7, Parus_major1.1, whole genome shotgun sequence:
- the LOC107207246 gene encoding cyclin-dependent kinase inhibitor 1C-like, giving the protein MSNVHLSGAAALERLSARRALAGHGRSPVCRSLFGPVDHEELGRELRERLREMGEDDQRRWDYNFQTDTPLPGPGRLRWEEVEAGAVPAFYRETLQVGRCRVPLLRAPPSPPPPQHARGRASSATGLGPAPQPLPGPGRSECPWGGCPYGHSSFALLF; this is encoded by the coding sequence ATGTCCAACGTGCACCTCTCCGGCGCCGCCGCCCTGGAGCGTCTCTCGGCCCGGCGAGCCCTGGCCGGGCACGGCCGCAGCCCCGTCTGCAGGAGCCTCTTCGGGCCGGTGGACCACGAGGAGCTGGGCCGGGAACTGCGGGAGCGCCTGCGGGAGATGGGGGAGGACGACCAGCGCCGCTGGGACTACAACTTCCAAACCGACACGCCGCTGCCGGGGCCCGGCCGCCTGCGCTGGGAGGAGGTGGAGGCCGGCGCCGTGCCCGCTTTCTACCGGGAGACTCTGCAGGTGGGACGGTGCCGCGTCCCCCTCCTCCGGGCGCCCCcttccccgccgccgccgcagcaTGCGCGGGGCCGGGCCAGTTCCGCCACGGGCCTGGGCCCCGCGCCGCAGCCGCTGCCGGGGCCCGGCCGGTCCGAGTGCCCGTGGGGAGGCTGTCCCTACGGACACTCTTCTTTTGCCCTTTTGTTTTGA